CAGGCGGGGGCTGGGGCTTGCTTCTCTGCAAGGCGGGCACGCATGAAGAATACTCACAAACTCGGTCATCATTCACGGTCAAAGCAGGTAGCATGCCTACAGAAGCAGATCGGCGAACCCCTTCCTAATAGTACAACGACAACATttcaaacgttttaaaaataattagaaaTTGGGTTTcatattttgctttaaataaaagaaaattccATAGTATGTTCATTAGAATGGGGGTAGTTTTTCTAGCATATCTAACAGTTACTAACAGAAATCGTCTTTGGTGACCACTCTATAGGGTCGTTagatattgttaaataatcatgtcacatttttatttgcttATTACGAGATATGGCTATGAAAATTAAAGAGTTAAATTACTAACCCGTGCCCTacatttatattgtaaaatcttaccccacattttCCCCTTCCTGCAAGAGTGGACAAAGAGGTACTCCTCCGAATTCCCTGTTTTAATGGAAATGAACAATAACACGAATATTAAGGTTGTTATCGCAAAAAGTTCTTACCGGCATTTCGGGGAGCACATCATCAATCGGTGTCAAAAACGATGAGATTTCTCGTCTTTTCGGTATCGGCTGGTAAAATGTCAGTTTTAAAAAGCAGTCCTTGCAATAGGCATATGCTATATTCGATACGGGTCCAATACTTTTACATACAGTAAAGTGGGGGAGAataagacaccttttccttcgtcctatttggtagtaaacaaaaaaatacattcatttaaaacgtttaaaaccgtatgcttACGACGTACTTCcctatatagaccgttgtgacCTATTGAGAACACAATCGGCATATTCGGATATTACGTGGTAAATAGTAattatgtcccatcttccccaaccctgtatgttttttgttgttaacaGTATCTCATTTTACACAATATTactttattggtaaaataagCAACAATATACTCACCGACACGATTAAACTTGTAGCATCTTCCTCCGTGCTAGCCCGAGGTACTGCTGGCTTAGCATCACCAATCTTTCGAATGGGAGGAAGAAGAGAAACTACCGGCGAGGTCACCACCTCGCGATCCAGAACGTTCAACTGAATCTATAAGCGTTTAACGAACCAagttaagtatttaaaatatatatttttgaaggaatgaatgcaactttttaTCTTCGGGTGGcgagaaaacaacagtcgtgaTACCAcgggtattttgtttcatacacttattGTTAGCACGTATTGCAGTGACGAGCATTGTACCTGAAACTTCTGGGTTGGAAGCAGGTGCACTACAGCACTAACCACTATAAAAAGCTTTAAGGTCCGGGCTTTGGAATCAATAAGTTTGCCGAATCGAGTTAACGAAGTAAATTAAGTCAGGGACGCCTTTACcgtaaactttaaatacaacagGAGCTTTTAAAATCGGCGTTCCGATGGTTTCCTGCTAAAAAGAAGTTGTACCATTATGTACAATGGTTACCTAACCATAGGGTTATAAGGCTTNNNNNNNNNNNNNNNNNNNNNNNNNNNNNNNNNNNNNNNNNNNNNNNNNNNNNNNNNNNNNNNNNNNNNNNNNNNNNNNNNNNNNNNNNNNNNNNNNNNNNNNNNNNNNNNNNNNNNNNNNNNNNNNNNNNNNNNNNNNNNNNNNNNNNNNNNNNNNNNNNNNNNNNNNNNNNNNNNNNNNNNNNNNNNNNNNNNNNNNNNNNNNNNNNNNNNNNNNNNNNNNNNNNNNNNNNNNNNNNNNNNNNNNNNNNNNNNNNNNNNNNNNNNNNNNNNNNNNNNNNNNNNNNNNNNNNNNNNNNNNNNNNNNNNNNNNNNNNNNNNNNNNNNNNNNNNNNNNNNNNNNNNNNNNNNNNNNNNNNNNNNNNNNNNNNNNNNNNNNNNNNNNNNNNNNNNNNNNNNNNNNNNNNNNNNNNNNNNNNNNNNNNNNNNNNNNNNNNNNNNNNNNNNNNNNNNNNNNNNNNNNNNNNNNNNNNNNNNNNNNNNNNNNNNNNNNNNNNNNNNNNNNNNNNNNNNNNNNNNNNNNNNNNNNNNNNNNNNNNNNNNNNNNNNNTTAAACATAGGTGGTACCGTgcgtttattacgtcattataAGCAGTATGAGGTGTAAAACAAGACGTTAATACGTCATCGTAAGATTAAATACCAAATTACGTTTCCATGAAGATCAAAATGGCCGAGTGTTACTCAATAATatatgcattatgacgtaataatcttaCATGTGGACTTGTATCATTATGCTTTGATTTATTGCATATgctaaataatataaagtagaTATGGGTtgtaatgacgtaataaaagcGGGATTTTGCGACTTTGCGATCTCGCGTAGGTTGCGATGGTCAAATCTATAACCATTAAATCTTTTATGATGTAACTAGATGGTGTATTAgggttacaaaacaaaattatagaTATGTTCTCTGCATACCTAGGTATATATGCTAAAGATAGTACTTTTaggtttatgacgtaatattcgCGTTCTCTATCACGATGCTCTCTTCGATTTAAGCAACCACGTGTATtagttttacattaatatatatttataacataatactcaaatcaaataaaaatattttcagataGCTTACATAATAGGCCTATAGTTTTAATCGAACTTGGCgcattatataaccgtaacaCCTATCtctgacatcacaatgacgtcatgtacCTACTACCGACgacgaaataataaaatatatttattataacaatattaattaattaaagtaaGCACAATATATACCGAACACATATAACTTACCACATATAACTTAATAACTTACCCGCACGCTCCTAGAAGCGGCGCTCAATCCGCCTCGAACCGATGCCATGCCTCTACGGATTGTACCAGTGAAACCGGCATCGGTAATCAGAGGCACGATTGGAGATGTTGCTATTATTTCCATTATAATGGCTCAAACAAATATGCAATATGAAATTCAATATTAAATCGaaatcaaatatatagtatattcAACGCTTGCGCAatggaaacaaaatgtttgttcTGGGAAAATTTGGCATGTACTTgatcattgtgacgtaacaatatcaCTGGTTGGTTGACAATTGGAAGAACTATTTGTTCATAATAGAATAATTTTATGACATTGAATTATGCAGAaatttgtacaattttttatatacgcatttatatgtatatatccCATATCCATTAATTCAAAATACcttataaatagttttatgtAATGTATTAATAATACATGATAAAGCATACTCAGTTTAAGTAATCACACATTTGAGGTCGTTAATGTTTTACTATCCGGCGGCGTAGCACGGTTGGTTAGCCCGCACAAGTTAACATACTCGGTACCTCATAAGCTgagacgaggtgtatgaaacacctgtgttataacgactgtgtgGGCAGAACGATCCCCCCTACTGTATGTTAACATGggcgttttgtttcatatatacACCTACCGGTCGAGTCAGCCTATATAACTCTTGTCGGGTGAGTATTTTGCGGggaatttttcgtttttttttgattgTGGATGGTAATTTTACAACCGATTTGTGCCCACGACNNNNNNNNNNNNNNNNNNNNNNNNNNNNNNNNNNNNNNNNNNNNNNNNNNTTTATTTTcgttttcgttttcatttttatttttgttttcattttcgttttcaatttcgttttcatttgtcgttttcatttttatttccgttttcgttttcatttttatttttgttttcattttttttcgtttttaatttcgttttcattttcgttttcattttcattttcgttttcattttcgttttcaaTTTCGTTTTCaatttcgttttcattttcgttttcattttcgttttcattttcgttttcattttcgttttcattttcgttttcattttcgtttcaattttcaattttattttcgttttttttattgttaagaGATAAAAAACGTGTGGCAACACTGGGCCACCATACACAAGTTAACATACTCGGTACCTCATAAGCTgagacgaggtgtatgaaacacctgtgttataacgactgtgtgGGCAGAACGATCCCCCCTACTGTATGTTAACATGggcgttttgtttcatatatacacctcatgccagcttacgagttataccGGTCGAGTAGcctatataactttgtgggtgagtattttgggggaatttttcgtttttttttggttgtgGATGGTAATTTTACAACCGATTTGTGCCCacgattggagcaattgtcgttaagtgttaTGCCTAggaacacatacgccaacaatggtgaCAGCGAAAAGcattgaatccattacctctgggttacaggcaggcgcgctaaccatcTGTGTTACGGCGCCATTGGCTTCTTAGGGCGTAATAGAATATTTACCTAAATCGGTACCGAAGAGAAGAAATAAGATACCATAGGAATTGTAAAAGAATTTATATGGCTTTGATGATGCCATCTTGGTTTATTAAAAGGGGCACGAAAAAACTTCGCCTCAGTAATTCCCATAAAAAATATCTGTAAACACTGGTAACCAAAATGTAAACTTAATTTCCCCGCCAAATCTAAATTGTTGAAAAGTTGAACTATGCTCTATGTACACAGGCATCTATCTGACTAAATAGTTTTAGTTTGTACCTAAATCATAACCTTACCTCAGTACAGGCTAAATATTTAGGAAATCATTTTCGTATCTATATTTTTCGTTATGAGTTCTAGTGAGGAAGaagtttttgttacaaaatgcGTGAAACGCAAACGTCGAAGAATGTGTAGCAAAGATGAAATTGGGAAATCAGTCAATCTTTATTCACATAGAGTAGCACCAACACTTTATAAAAGCAAACAAACTGCATTGCAAATATTTCAAGGTAATCAGATTTTTTACCTATATTGTTATCGCTACCCAAAgccttttttaatgtatggctgataatttagacaactcataaaTAACCAcaaggttggagcaattttctTGCTAGTCTTGACCTCCTAACCTCTTGGCTTGAGGCAGGCGCTCAACCACTACTGTGTCATGGGTGTTTGGGTGTTGATCTCTTATTTACATCTCATTTTGCAGTTGTTTCTCCATAAATGACCCAACTTTTCACTTTTGTTAAccctcttgttcttcgttttTGTGACCGCAGtgacaaaataataaacttcaTTTATTCGTTTTGTTGGTATTCCCCGTGTtttctcttgttttatttgttttttcaaagaaaaagGGCACCGAATATAGCTATTTAAATCACTTTTTTCTACAGAAGAACAAAAGGCATCCCATCCGACAGAGCACATAACTCCCACCACTGTTAGTGATGATAGCAGTGATTTATCTGATGATGATGTAATTGCCATTGAAAGGTAATGGAAACTCCGAAGAAACGTAATCTTAAAAGAGTGTTTAAGTAACTTccaaaagtttaacaaaaacttttgatatatttaatgtttcacTGAAAAGTTTTAAGGGCAAAGCCCAATTGTTTCCTtttgtaactaaaaaaataatagttttgtTTGGTTGAGGGAAAAAGTGGTTAAAGCGATTGACTGTAAACCAGAGGTTATATATTCAAGAATGCCACTATTCTAGACTCAATGTATCTTTTTTGTAGCTGTACCAAAggtgtttaacaactttttttttttgttaatttcccttttttttctagtttaattaatttgagcttttttgttttatttgaagaaacaaaaaaaattatgtttgtcACAGTAGCTGTTTggataatgtttatttttattataaatgttgATTTAAATCTTACAGATCTCCTGAGAAAGCTATTGAACCCCGTTGTCTCACCCCTCCCCCTGTTCAACAGACGCCAGAAATAAATGGAAGGAAAGGAAACAAAATGCAGAAGAAGGGACTAAAACTTCTCGAGTAATATCAcgattttttcaattaaattttaaaatagttttttgttgtttttgaaaGGAATAAcacttttgaaacaattttgtaattttttttaatcaaattttaaactaatggATTTATTTTATGGAATAACAGTTCTGAAATAATTTcgagattttttaattaaattttaatcatgtttttttaattatttaaaggaattacacttttttatttaacttttaaaaaatatataataaatatatatattaatttttaggaATGTCAAATCCATGCTCCATGAAGCAAGACATGCCCAGTTGGACTTGGATTCATCAATTGATAACAACAACAGTATTGTTGAATATGATGATACCAattcatatatagtagtgaGGATCAGATTGCATGACGTTATCCATAAGTATCCTGTTAATCgagtaagtttttaatttattaaccCACCAAGCTTTTGGTGTAGCTTAAATCCCAACAGTAAATTGCGTGTCCGCTAGGATGCCTGGCTAAAAGGCCTTACttacatagaataaaacatttttcagtatgtttatttttatcaacaatCAACATAAAAGGTATTCATAaccactttagcacatagaaTATCTTAAATAAGGTATTTGAATTAAGTAGTTAtgatttattgatttttatgaataaatagttacattcattcaaatatatatacaccccATTACATTATAAGAAAGGTAATAAATGTATCTAAATAACAGATTACAGTGAACACCAggggcgcaaccaggggggctgttttgctgtcatgacagccccctttaccgcagacacgcacgcagccagaaagtgctaagacgcacacacacgcgttgcatttaatattacattcctTCGCCtgaaattgaaataatttttcgttcaattgttacgtcacttgtcctattgtaacgtaactattaattatgacgtttcataatataacaatctggaggaatgtgctaactgcccaaccaaccgcgagatcgaaacatcgtgtataagcgtcacatttttacgctctacgccggcgtaggaaataaaggaagtcGCAtgtggtagcatacattcaacacttaacaaacgaagcaatcgttgtgaatttattctcgtgaaaagtgacgtaatgaaactctggttctcgtgcggtgccaacaaagatgttttttggcttctgtccaagctcggccgggaaaatactttgtaatattatattgcaatttgtgttggttccaatttactgatagcgtcgctcctcgcacttatatttgcaccaattaaaattcataatAATCGCGGTTTATCTGcatttaaaccagtggttacCAAACTTTATCTACTCGCGTACCACTTTTTGGTTCAAGCAGCGTTCTCAAACCACCTACACACTAAACTACTAAAGCCTCGTGAACAACtcattttaaatagtaaatTTAGAAACCGCACGCACACCTATTTTTTCCACGGGCATTCGCAACACAAACTTGGCACTGCCTTTCTCAAAGTTGcgtgaaaataaaagtaatttgccTATTAAACAGGGCAACAGGcgcggtaataaacaacctaaatatgttccaaaagtagcactgctgtatatttacgatgttttcctcagccaagcagcataattattacgaaacagtaggaattcacacgtggattcatcgCGTCATAacagcgattgtttgacctgggaattgattacgtcataatagcaattcacacgttgattatttgcgtcataatagcgattgttcccttgattatttagcctgcaggtgcttgaaaacaggttgaatatttgccttttcacgAATGCGCATAAGTAAAGATAGGCttgcaaaaatactttgtacacgcgtaaagcaacgcctaggtttaaaaagttaggaCACCGGTGTAGGGATATACNNNNNNNNNNNNNNNNNNNNNNNNNNNNNNNNNNNNNNNNNNNNNNNNNNTGACAACTCATTTAAATAGTGAAATTAAAACCGCACGCACACCTATTTTTTCCGCGAGCATGAACTTGGCACTGCCTTTCTCAAAgttgtaaataaaagtaaattgcCTATTAAACAGGGCAACAGGcgcggtaataaacaacctaaatatgttccagaagtagcactgctgtatatttacgatgttttcctcagccaagcagcataattattacgaaacagtagggattcacacgtggattcatcgcgtcataatagcgattgtttgacctgggaattgattacgtcataatagcagttcacacgttgattatttgcgtcataatagcgattgtccccttgattatttagcctgcaggtgcttgaaaacaggttgaatatttgccttttcatgCGCATAAGTAAAGATAGgcttgcaaaaatatttgtacacgcgtaaagcaacgcctaggtttaaaaatttaggaaCACCGGTGTAGGGAATATAGCATGGAATGTCACGCTCTACGTAATTTATGtggattaaaataatgctCACGACAATCACTAAAAGATCATTTGCGATCGTTTGGTGTGAACTTAATAACGTGCTCGCGTACCACCTGGGAGGCCGCGTACCATAGTTTGGGAAGCactgatttaaactaatcatcaaaaacagaaattatacaaaaactacagatcgtatgggagcaaataaaacacgattgtttaccaacaattttaccaacaatggtttatcaaaggtattctgacgtaaataatcgttacattaa
The genomic region above belongs to Ciona intestinalis unplaced genomic scaffold, KH HT000111.2, whole genome shotgun sequence and contains:
- the LOC100180925 gene encoding uncharacterized protein LOC100180925, producing MSSSEEEVFVTKCVKRKRRRMCSKDEIGKSVNLYSHRVAPTLYKSKQTALQIFQEEQKASHPTEHITPTTVSDDSSDLSDDDVIAIERSPEKAIEPRCLTPPPVQQTPEINGRKGNKMQKKGLKLLENVKSMLHEARHAQLDLDSSIDNNNSIVEYDDTNSYIVVRIRLHDVIHKYPVNRVSF